AAATTATCTAATCTATGGGAGTGGaagaactcaacaacaaaaagtttaATCCAAGGAATGGTGATTGATGTAAGGTTTTGTAGATGCGATCCAATGATAATTGTTATACTCAGTCTATcagtttttaatttgttgttgtttttttttaaggagatgaAAGAAGAGTTTCTCGAAGGTATGAAGATTGTCAGTCATCAGGTGAGAGAGCATTATATGTGAGATGTAAGTTAAATAGCTGGTTTTGTATACTACTTGGTATATAAAGAGTTATTAGTTTGTGTGTACAGACCCATTAGACTCTTATTTGCCTAGTCATATCTAGTTAGTTATAAGTTTATTTCttcaaggaattttatttagAGACATAATGTGTGTTATTCTGTGAATGCAGTTCATTTTAGATTTACCTCAGGATTTCCCTtgaggtccactggttaagactccatgtgtcccctgcagggggtgcaggtttgatccctgattggggaactgagataccacatgccacatgatgtggccaaaaagtaaaagttaaaaaaaattctttttcaagatACAAATGTCAGGCCACTTACTGCATGGCCATAAAAGGTTACTATggaaaagattataaaatataaatttttctgaCATGAAAGTAAAAATTGTCCATGATATCAACCACTTGTTAATGTTCTCCTTGGGATGgaactattttcttaatttctatgCAGCCAGTAGATTATATAGATGTTACATAAAACTCATGTGTCAGCTTaagtattttttagttttaatatatatcatatagtGTTTTTTATTCCATGCTTgatagttctttttattttcttacacaGGGAGAATAAAGTATCTGACTATCTTGTTTCTAACCTTAGGAGGTTCTCACTCTCTAAACTTAAATATAGATTTCAGGTGAATTAATGAGAGACATACATATCCTAGCATTTAAGCTAAACAGTTTCTTGGGCTACGTTTTTAAACTAAATTGCATAACACAAGAGATTGTGAGAACGGATATTAAAGTATTTTGTACATATTGATTCCATTGAAATTTTGGAAAATTGCCTGTCACATTTATCTTAACTCTTAAAAAGTCAATCTTACTACTTTTAACATTAAGTAAACCATTTTGAAGCATAAATACAAGAAGTTGTTGTTTGTCATGTATTACACAGTTACCATGATTGTATTGGTTATCTGACATGTATAAATTCTTTGCTAAATCTCTTTAATTTCATCAGCCTTCATTGGTGGGAAAGTTGAACTGATGTCAAGATTTTGTTCATGGTCATAAAATTCAGTTTCTTACGTTTCATTTACCTGATCAGTTTGTTCCTTTAGGATAAATAAGCTggatattttaaagttaattttgtaTGGTATGATATTTTTGCGTATTCACTTGAGAAATGAATGTAACTTTGTGAAATTTAGCACTTCAGTGGCAACTGAATGCTAAGTTTTTTCTAGTAatttaatcaaaatgaaaagagtataaatatatattagtttaatggtgtattgatttttttcaggAAATACTTTAGACTCAACATTAGAAAACAGAAGTAATACGGCAGCACAATACCTTCAAATCTGTGATAGCATTAACACAAATAAAGTACTTAAACAAAAAACcaagaagaggagaaggggagaaatgAGGCAGTGGCAAACAGGTAAAATACTAATACATTGCTTTATGAATACTATAATTACTTGAAATGCAGTAGTATGTTTTGTAACCCGAGAATATAAGTCAGTTGTTTGTAGTGTAGTTAGTCCTACTCTCATATACTTGTGTTTGATCTAAGtagttgggttttttaaaaaatgttttactgtTACTTAGCAAAACTGTGCTTGTTTGCTTTTTACCCAgatgatgttttttaaaagagaattttcaGGTTGTTACAAAGTATATGTGATATAACATTTTGGCAGATGAATGGTCTATAGTAGAGTGCTGCTCATTATATTTTAGTGTgctcagttcattcgctcagtcatgtctgactttgtgacaccatggactgcagcataccaggcttctctgtccatcactaactcctggagctttacTTTATTATAAATTGCTTTTAATCTAAATCTTGTCTTACAGGGTTTTATTCCACTAGTATAGTTCTCACATTGTGAATGTCAGCTAATTTTGCTGCATTTGTTGTAAAACCCTTTTAAAACAGTCTGGCCAAATGTtacaacttccttttttttttttaatctagctgTTATAATAGGCCCTGATGGACAACCCCTGACAGTGTATCCTTGCCATATTTGCACAAAAAAGTTTAAATCCAGAGGATTCTTGAAAAGACACATGAAGAATCATCCTGAtcatttaatgagaaaaaaatatcagtGTACAGATTGTGACTTTACAACTAACAAGAAAGTGAGTTTCCATAACCATTTAGAAAGCCATAAGCTTATAAACAAAGTTGACAAAACCCATGAATTTACAGAATACACACGAAGATACAGAGAAGCTAGTCCATTGAGTTCAAATAAACTTATATTAAGAGACAAGGAGCCGAAGATGCACAAGTGCAAATACTGTGACTATGAAACTGCGGAACAAGGACTGTTAAACCGACATTTACTGGCTGTTCACAGCAAGAATTTTCCTCATGTTTGTGTTGAGTGTGGGAAGGGCTTTCGACATCCTTCTGAACTCAAGAAACATATGAGAACCCATACTGGTGAAAAGCCATATCAGTGTCAGTATTGTGTCTTCAGGTGTGCAGATCaatcaaatttgaaaactcacaTTAAGTCTAAGCATGGTAACAATTTGCCATATAAATGTGAGCATTGTCCCCAAGCATTTGGTGATGAGAGAGAACTTCAACGCCATCTGGATTTGTTTCAAGGACATAAGACACACCAGTGTCCTCATTGTGACCATAAGAGCACCAACTCAAGTGACCTTAAGCGGCACATCATATCTGTCCACACTAAGGATTTTCCTCACAAATGTGAGGTCTGTGATAAAGGTTTCCATCGCCCTTCTGAGCTCAAAAAGCATAGTGATATCCATAAGGGTAGGAAGATTCATCAGTGTAGGCACTGTGACTTTAAAACATCAGATCCATTTATTCTTAGTGGTCATATCCTTTCAGTTCATACTAAGGATCAGTCATTGAAGTGTAAAAGGTGCAAAAGAGGGTTCAGACAACAAAATGAGCTCAAAAAGCATATGAAGACTCACACTGGAAGGAAGATTTACCAATGTGAGTATTGTGAATACAGCACCACA
This portion of the Capra hircus breed San Clemente chromosome X unlocalized genomic scaffold, ASM170441v1, whole genome shotgun sequence genome encodes:
- the ZNF711 gene encoding zinc finger protein 711 isoform X1, producing the protein MDPGGGSLGLHTSDSRMAHTMIMQDFVAGMTGTAHIDGDHIVVSVPEAVLVSDVVTDGGITLDHGLAAEVVHGPDIITETDVVTEGVIVPEAVLEADVAIEEDLEEDDGDHILTSELITETVRVPEQVFVADLVTGPDGHLEHVVQDCVSGVDSPTMVSEEVLVTNSDTETVIQAAGGVPGSTVTIKTEDDDDDDVKSTSEDYLMISLDDVGEKLEHMGNTPLKISSDGSQEDVKEDGFGSEVIKVYIFKAEAEDDVEIGGTEIVTESEYTNGHSVAGVLDQSRMQREKMVYMAVKDSSQEEDDIRDERRVSRRYEDCQSSGNTLDSTLENRSNTAAQYLQICDSINTNKVLKQKTKKRRRGEMRQWQTAVIIGPDGQPLTVYPCHICTKKFKSRGFLKRHMKNHPDHLMRKKYQCTDCDFTTNKKVSFHNHLESHKLINKVDKTHEFTEYTRRYREASPLSSNKLILRDKEPKMHKCKYCDYETAEQGLLNRHLLAVHSKNFPHVCVECGKGFRHPSELKKHMRTHTGEKPYQCQYCVFRCADQSNLKTHIKSKHGNNLPYKCEHCPQAFGDERELQRHLDLFQGHKTHQCPHCDHKSTNSSDLKRHIISVHTKDFPHKCEVCDKGFHRPSELKKHSDIHKGRKIHQCRHCDFKTSDPFILSGHILSVHTKDQSLKCKRCKRGFRQQNELKKHMKTHTGRKIYQCEYCEYSTTDASGFKRHVISIHTKDYPHRCEFCKKGFRRPSEKNQHIMRHHKEALI
- the ZNF711 gene encoding zinc finger protein 711 isoform X2, which gives rise to MTGTAHIDGDHIVVSVPEAVLVSDVVTDGGITLDHGLAAEVVHGPDIITETDVVTEGVIVPEAVLEADVAIEEDLEEDDGDHILTSELITETVRVPEQVFVADLVTGPDGHLEHVVQDCVSGVDSPTMVSEEVLVTNSDTETVIQAAGGVPGSTVTIKTEDDDDDDVKSTSEDYLMISLDDVGEKLEHMGNTPLKISSDGSQEDVKEDGFGSEVIKVYIFKAEAEDDVEIGGTEIVTESEYTNGHSVAGVLDQSRMQREKMVYMAVKDSSQEEDDIRDERRVSRRYEDCQSSGNTLDSTLENRSNTAAQYLQICDSINTNKVLKQKTKKRRRGEMRQWQTAVIIGPDGQPLTVYPCHICTKKFKSRGFLKRHMKNHPDHLMRKKYQCTDCDFTTNKKVSFHNHLESHKLINKVDKTHEFTEYTRRYREASPLSSNKLILRDKEPKMHKCKYCDYETAEQGLLNRHLLAVHSKNFPHVCVECGKGFRHPSELKKHMRTHTGEKPYQCQYCVFRCADQSNLKTHIKSKHGNNLPYKCEHCPQAFGDERELQRHLDLFQGHKTHQCPHCDHKSTNSSDLKRHIISVHTKDFPHKCEVCDKGFHRPSELKKHSDIHKGRKIHQCRHCDFKTSDPFILSGHILSVHTKDQSLKCKRCKRGFRQQNELKKHMKTHTGRKIYQCEYCEYSTTDASGFKRHVISIHTKDYPHRCEFCKKGFRRPSEKNQHIMRHHKEALI